The Thiobacter sp. AK1 genomic interval CATCCACCAGCATGCCTATGGCGATGGCCAGCCCGCCCAGACTCATGAGATTGGCCGACATGCCCGAAAGACGCATGAGGATGAAGGTGGCCAGGGCCGCCAGGGGCAATGTCAAGGCCACCACCAGCGCCGCGCGCAGATTGCCCAGAAACAAAAGCAGCAGCACCAGAACCAGCACGATGGCCTCCGCCAGCGCGCGCGCCACCGTGCCCACCGCTCGTTCCACCAGGTGGCCACGGTCGTAGAACACTTCGATTCTCACCCCGGGAGGCAGGCTTCTTTCGATTTCTTTGAGCTTGGCGCGCACACCCTGCACCACCTGCCGCGCATTGGCACCACGCAGGCCTAGTACCAGGCCTTGCGCGGCCTGGCCGCGTCCATCGCGGGTCACAGCGCCATAACGAGTGAGGCTACCCACCCGCACCGTGGCCACATCGCCCACCCGCACGACTTGGCCGTCGCGTCGCGTCACCACGATGGCCGCAAGATCTGCGAGGGTGCGCACCGCGCCCTCCGCGCGCACCACCAGCACTTCCTCGCCATCGTGGAGACGCCCGGCGCCGTCGTTGCGATTGTTGTTGACAAGCGCCGCTTCCAGCTCGGCCATGCTCACGCCCCGTGCCGAAAGCCGGACCGGATCCACCGCCACCTCGAAGGCGCGGGCGTAGCCCCCCAAGGTGTTGACGTCCGCCACACCAGGCAGGGTGCGCAACTGCGGACGGATCACCCATTCCAGCAGGCTGCGCCGCGCTTCGAGGCTCAGCCCCCCGCCCTCCACGGTAAACATGAACATCTCGCCCAGCGGCGTGGTGATAGGCGCAAGCCCCCCGCCCACACCCGGCGGCAGCGCGCCCAGAATGCCGTTTAGACGTTCCGCCACCTGCTGGCGCGCCCAGTAGATGTCGGTGCCGTCCTCGAAGTCGATGGTGATGTCCGCCAGCCCATACTTGGACACCGAGCGCAGCACGCGTTGATGGGGAATACCCAGCATCTCCAGCTCGATGGGTGTCGTGATGCGCGCCTCCACTTCCTCCGGCGTCATGCCCGGCGCCTTCATTACCAGCTTCACCTGGGTCGTGGAGACATCGGGAAAGGCGTCGATGGGCAGGTCGCGGAACGCGATCACGCCCGCCCCCACCAACAGCAAGGTGAGCACCCCCACAAGCAGACGCTGGCTGAGCGCGAATTCGGTGAGGCGGCCAAGCATGCGTCAGTCCTGGCCCACACCCGTAACCATGGCCTTCAGCGCCGCCACGCCCTTGACCGCGACTTGCGCCTGATCCGGCAAATTGCCGCTCACCACCACTTGCCCAGCCTCTTCCTCCAGCAGCGTGACCGGCATCATGGCAAAGCCTCCACGTGTCTTAACGAAGACATGAGCCCGTCCCTGATGGCGTGCCACCGCCGCCGCTGGCAGTCGCCAGGCCCGCCCCGCTGCCGCGCTTTCCACGCGTGCCTCGACGAACTGACCGGGACGCAAGGCGCCAAGCCCAGTCGTCAGCTCCGCGCGCACCGGCAGCGATTGGCTGGCAGCGTCCATGCTCGCGCCCACCGCCACCACCCGTCCGCGCGCACCGTCCACGCTCACCCGCGCACCGGGGCGAATCGCCAATCCATCCGCCAAGCCTGCCTGCAACTCGATCCACAGGGGTGCCAAGCGCGCGATCCGGAACAGGGGCGTGTTGGCCTCCACCCGCTGCCCCGGCTGAACCAGCTGCTCCAGCACCACCCCCGCGGCGGGTGCAACGAGGTTAAGCGTGCCCGACAGGCCGCGCGCAGCCGTCAAGGCGGCGATGGCCGCCTCACTCATGCCGTACAGGCGCAACACCTGACGCCGCTCCGCATAAGCCGCCTGTGCCTGGGCGTGGGCCGCTTGCGCAGCCAAAAGCCGCCCCTCGGCGATGATGCCTTCGCGATGGAGAGCCTCCTCGCGACGCAAGGTCGTCTCCGCCAGGCCTAACTGGCTTGCCGCCTGCAGGTACTCGCGCTGTGCTTCAAGCAGCATGGGACTTGCCAGTACGGCCAGAGGCGTCCCCGCGCTCACCGTCTGCTGGGCCGCCACACGCACTTGCTCCACCAACCCCGCCACGGGCGCGGCGACGACCCGGATCTGGGAAGGCGGGATGGTCACGCGGCCAGGCAGCAGGCGCACCGTCGCGGCCTGCGCAGCCGGCAACGCCTGGGTCACCACCCCCAGCGACTGCATCTGGGCCGGGGTAAGGGAAACCGCCAGCGGCGGCTCGGCCGCAGCCGCGGCAACAGGCAAGGCGAAGAGGAAGAAGACGACCATGCAAGAGACCCGGGCGACCCACATGAACGGACCTTTCTGCGAACTGGGTTGGACTGCTTTCGGCCAATGATTTGGGACCGGTTAGGCACTTATGGAGTGGAGCCACGCACCCACCCTAGCGAACGAAAGCAGCACGGCCGCCATTCTAGCCGCCCTGGTCAAAGAGCGGCTTACCGCTGGCTTAAGACAGCGAGTCTTAAGCCAGGCCGCGGCAGGCGTGAACGGGTCAGATCAGAAGTCGCCGCAGGTTGTGCAGATTGAGACGGCGCAGGCCATCGACCCACACGCGGAAATCCATGTCATGGCGCGCACCCAGTTCCAGCGCGCGCTGGCGCAGGTCGTCCCAGCGGGGATGATTGGGACTTCTGTTGAAGCACAGAGCGACCACATTGCTGTGGCTGCCGGCAGGTAGCAGCAGCACGAGATCGTCGAAGACATGGAACAAGCGTTCCACCAGCGTGTTGAAGTTGCCGTCGCAGCTCCAGAGGTTGATCACCAGCATGCCGTCCTCGGCCAGGACGTTGCGACAGTCTCGATAGAATTCGGCAGTCGTGAGGGCTTCCACCTGGCAGTGTTCGTCGTAGCCGTCCACCATCAGGATATCCCACGGGCCGCGGTGCGCCCGCACATACTCGGCCCCGTCCGCCACCACCACGCGCAAGCGTCCATCGTCCGGCGGCACGTGGAAGAACTGGCGCGCCACGGTGACCACCTCCGGATCGATCTCGACCACCGTGGTGTCGGCCTCCGGTAGGTGCTTCCAGACCCACTTGGGCAGCGAGCCGCCACCCAACCCGATCATCAGAAAACGCCGCGGTGCGCGATGGAACAAAAGGCAGGCCAGCATGGCGCGTGTATAGGCGAGTTCCAGCTGGAAGGGCTGGTTCAGACGCATGGCGGACTGCACCGTGTCATTGCCCAGGTGCAGTGTGCGCACCCCATCCTTCTCGCTCACCTCCACCCGCGTGCCGGCGCGCGCCTGTCGGTGGATCCGCCACTTCGCCAAAAATCCCATGCGCCGCTTTATACCACCCGCCCGTGCCTCATCCAAGGACCGCCGCATGGCCGCTATTGAGCGTTACGTAAGTCGTTGACAGGCTGCGTAAGTCAAACGTCATTCCCGCGAAAGCGGGAATCCAGGGTATGCCTCGCCATGTTCCTGGGTCCCCGCTTTCGCGGGGACGACACAAAGGTGTCACCTACTTACGTAATGCTCAATAGAATGCCTACCGCAACTGCCGAAACCAGTGGCGGGAGCGGCTTAAGCCGCGATCTTATCAATCAAGCCGGGCTCCGCGCTTCCGCGTTATAATTTCGGCCCTTTCTCATTCCACAACAAAATCATGCGCGTCAGCCACTTTTTCTTGTCCACCCTCAAGGAAGCGCCTGCGGAAGCCGAGCTCGTATCGCACAAACTCATGCTGCGGGCGGGGCTCATCCGCCGCCTGGGCAGCGGTCTGTATACGTGGATGCCGCTGGGCTTGAGGGTGCTGCGCAAGGTGGAAGCCATCGTGCGCGAGGAAATGAACAAGGCCGGCGCCATCGAACTCCTGATGCCGGCGGTGCAGCCGGCGGAATTGTGGCAGGAGACGGGACGCTGGGAGCTGTTCGGGCCGCAGATGCTCAAGATCAAGGATCGCCACCAACGTGACTATTGCTTCGGCCCGACCCACGAGGAAGTCATCACGGACATCGCGCGGCGAGAGATCCGCAGCTATCGCCAGCTGCCTGTGAACTTCTATCAGATCCAAACCAAGTTCCGCGACGAGATTCGTCCCCGCTTCGGCGTGATGCGCGCACGGGAATTCATCATGAAGGACGCCTATTCCTTCCACGCCGATTTGGCAAGCCTTGAGGCCACCTACCGCGTGATGTACGAAACCTACACGCGCATCTTCGAGCGCCTGGGCCTGAAATTCCGTGCCGTGGCGGCGGACACCGGCGCCATCGGCGGCACCGGCTCCCATGAATTCCACGTGCTGGCGGATTCCGGCGAGGACGCCATCGCCTTCTGCCCCACCTCCGACTACGCGGCCAACGTGGAACTGGCCGAGGCGATGCCCCCCGCGACGCCGCGCCCCGCGCCGTCGCGCCCCATGCAGAAAGTCGCCACGCCGGGCGCCCATAGCATCGCCGAGGTCTGTGCTTTGCTGGACGTTCCGCCGCAGCAGGTGGTCAAGACCTTGATCGTGGAAGGCAGCCACGGCTTGGTCGCGCTGCTTTTGCGCGGCGATCACGAGCTCAACGAGGTCAAGGTGGGTAAGCTGCCGGAAGTCGGCCAGCTCAAGGGCTTCGCCTCCGACACCCGCATCCGTGAGGCGGTGGGCTGCGGCACTGGCTCCCTGGGACCGGTGGGACTCACGCTGCCCATGATCGCGGACCGCTCGGTGGCGGTGATGGCGGATTTCGTGTGCGGCGCCAACGAGGACGGCTTCCATCTCACGGGGGTGAATTTCGGCCGCGATCTGCCGGAGCCTCGGGTGGCGGACATCCGCAACGTGGTGGCAGGTGACCCGAGCCCCGACGGCAAGGGCTCGCTCATGATCTGCCGCGGCATCGAAGTAGGCCACATCTTCCAGTTGCGCACCAAATATTCGGAAGCCATGCACGCCACCTTCCTGGACGAGGAAGGCAAGGCACGCACGATGGAAATGGGGTGCTATGGCATCGGCGTGTCGCGCATCGTGGGGGCGGCCATCGAACAGAACCACGACGAGCGGGGCATCATCTTCCCGCGAGCCATGGCGCCCTTCGACCTGGCCATCGTGCCCATTGGGCTTTCCAAGTCTCACGCCGTGCGGGAAACTGTCGAAAAACTTTACAGTGAGCTTACCTTGGCGGGACTGGAAGTCCTTTTGGATGATAGAGATGAGCGACCTGGCGTGATGTTTGCTGATATGGAGCTAATCGGCATTCCTCACCGCATCGTGGTGGGGGAGCGCAACCTCAAGGAAGGGCGCATCGAGTATCAGGGACGGCGCGATGTAACCGCCACCCCCTTAAGCCTCACCGAGGCGGTGGCCTTCCTGAAAACGAAAGTGCTGTCGGAGGTCTGAACAGGATGAAGGGCTGGCGCGTCCTGCTTTTACTGGCGGCATTCGCTGTACCGGGCGTGAGTCTGGCCGGCGCCCAGGTCTATGAGGAGCTCTCCGCCAGCGTGCGTGCGGCTCTGTCCAAGAGTGTGGCCGACACGGCCGCGCCGCGTATCGTCACGCGCGATCCCCGGGAAGCAGAGGCCTGGCTTGCCGCCATGTCGAAACGGCTGGAACGCTTCATGCCGGATGCAGCCGAGCGGCGCGATTTCCTGGTGACGGTGCATTATGAGGCTACCCGCGCGGGCCTGGATCCACAGCTGGTGCTGGGTCTCATCCAGGTGGAGAGCGGCTTCCGCAAGTACGCCGTGTCCTCGGCCTCGGCGCGCGGCTACATGCAGGTGATGCCTTTCTGGGTGAAGCTCATCGGCACGCCGGAACACAACCTGTTCCACCTGCGCACCAACCTGCGCTACGGCTGCACCATCCTGCGCCACTACCTGGACATGGAAAACGGCAATCTCTTCCGCGCCCTGGGCCGCTACAACGGCAGCCTCGGCCAGCCCGACTATCCCAACATGGTGGTGGGCGCGTGGAAGACCCGCTGGGCGTGGAACTACGAGGAAAACCGGCGCACCGCGGGACAGACGCTGCCGCGCCAGCCAGGTTGAGGCCGCGTCACGGTAGCCGAATCACCGCAGGCGTGCCGGCCCGCAGGATGTCCTCAACCGGGAATACCACGTCGATCGCATACTCGCCCTTGGGCCCTACCGGCTCCAATCCCACCAGCCGCACGCGGCCCGGATAGCGGCGTCCCTCCACTTCTACCTCCACCGCTTGTCCCGGCTTGAGCGTCCTGACCTCGGGCAGTGCCACCAGCCCGCGCGCCACCATCTCACCCGTCCGCGCCAGCACGATGAGAGGCTCCGGCTTCAATTGGCTGGCCACTGCCTGCCCGGGTTCCACCTGACGCTTGAGCACGACACCGTCGAAGGGTGCGCGCACTGTGGTATCCCTAAGCTGCTTGTTAAGCGCGGCCAGACGCGCACGCGCTGCCGTAAGCTGCGCCTGGGCGCGGGCATGGCGTAACTGCGCCGCCTCCAGCTCGGTGGCCGCGATCACAGTGCGGTTGTAGAGCTCCTGTACGCGATCTAGGTTCCGTTTGGCATCCTTTTCTTCCTCCTGGGCCTGAGCAACACTGGCCTGACCCTCGGCCACCTGCGCGCTGAAGGCCGTGGCGTCCAGGCTTACGAGCACCTGGCCCTTCTTTACCCGGTCACCAGGCTTAACCGCGACCGTTTGCACGATGCCGGAGACGGCCGTGCCCAGTTCCACACGCTGCGCCCAGTGTAGGCTTGCCGCCAGATCCGCGGCCCAGACCGGCACGGCGAAAAGCCCAAGCAGCCAAAAGGAATGCTTGATCACGGTTGTGCTCCTTTGCTCTGTGCGAGTTGGGCAAGGGGACGGCCCACCAGGGCCTCGATCTTGGCCAGCGCCAGGGCGAGGCGATATTCCACGCTGCGGCTAGCGAGCTTGGCCTCCATGGTCTTGGCCATGGAATCGCCCAGGTTGGTGCGATATTCCATTTCGTACTGGCCGCGCGCGCGCTCCAGGGCGAGATCGCGAAAATCAGCCTCCACCTTGGCGGCGCGCCTGGCAATGCGGCGCAAATGGTCAGCATCCAACCAAGCCGCGAGCAAGGCCTGAGTGAGATCCCGCTTGAGCTGCTCACGCTCCGCCTGCAGCTTCTGGAACTGTGCCTGTTCCCGCGCCAGCGCAGCAGACACCGTGCGCCCCTGGTAGAAGGGCCAGGAGAGCACCACGCCCGCGCGCACCTGATCACGGCCACTCAAGGGACGCTGGGCATAGTCGGCAAGCTCCAGCTCCGCGTCTAGGCGCGGGTTGCGTTCGGCGCGAATGGCCTCCAGGCGCTGTTGCGACGCAGCCAGCAACTGCTGCTGGGCCTTGAGGCGTGGATTGTTCTCCAGCATGGCGGCAACCAGCACCTCATAATCAGGTAGGGGACGCTCGTTATCCGGCAGCGCCGGGTCCTCCAGTTCGGAGGGTAACTCGCCCGGCCGGTTCATGGCATCGGCGAGTAGCGCCCGCGCAAGACGCTGGCGCTTTTCGCTCTCCGCGCGGCGTACGAGCCACGCCTGGGAACGCGCCTCCAGTTCGGCCACGTCCACCTGGGAGAGAAGCTTCTGCTCGGCGCGATCGCGCGCCTGATCGAAGGCCACATAGGCGACTGCCAGATATTCGTTGTCCACCGTATAGCGCAGATCGGCCAGCAACACGTCGAAGTAGCGGGCCATGATGTCCAGCCGGCGCTGGTCGCGCCGATCCATCAGGCCGAGCTCACGCGCCTCCAGCGTAAGACGGGCGGCTTCCTCGCCGCGCTGCGTGCGCCCGAAATCCCATAGGTTCTTGCGCGCCACCAGGCGGACGCTATTGTCCGAGATGAAATCAGTGTCGGTTGCACGCAACGCAGGCTGCACCCGCTGCAGGCGGCCTTCCAGAGTCAGGCTGGCGTCACTGCGCGTCCCTGCCAACTCGAGCTCGGCCGCCGCCAGGGAACGCTCGGCCCGTGCGGCTTCCAGTTCGGGATGGGGGGCATCGGCGGCCTTGAGCGCTTCGGCCAAGGTGAGCACTCCGCCTTGCGCGGCCACAGTGGCTGTCTCAAACAGACAACACAGGGCCGCCAGCATGCCCAGACCATGTAGGACGAACCTCATTGTGCGGCGGCCTGGGTCTTGTACACGTTGAATGGGGTGGTCTTGTAAAGGCCTTCCACCACGTAGCGGCCCAAGAGCAGGAATTCCTTGGGGTCCTTGGCCACGCCGGTGAAACGGTACATGGGATTGCCATCGAGATCGAAGAACAGGAACACCGGCGTGGCGCGCACGCGGTTTTCAGCCGCGAATGCCTTTTCTGTGGTCTGCTTGCCTTTGAAGTCCACCATGGCCAGCTCGTTCTTGATGTCGATGGAGTAGATCAGAAAGTGCTTCTTGAAGTAGTCCTGCACTTCGCTCTGATTGAGGATGGTCTCCTTCATGCGATGGCACCAGGGACAGTCCTCCTGCTCGAACATGAGCAGGATGCCCTTCTTGCCCTCCGCCCGGGCAGTGGCCAGCTCGGCTTTGAAATCGCCCAACTTTTGGTCGAAGAAATACTGATTCACGTCCCGCTTCTCGGCGAGCGTCGCGAAACTGACCAGCATCAGGCCGGCGAAGAAAAGCGCGCGCAGCATGGGTGTCTCCTCTTGTCGTGGGCGCCTATTTTTTTGCCGGCGCCGATTTGCGGGCAATGTAGCTTTCCACCGCGGCGCGTGTCAACGCGCCCACATTGTAGGCGGCGAGCCGGCCTTCGGGATCGTATAAATAGGTGGTGGGCAGGCCTTGCACCTGACCGATCTGACCGGCGATCTGGGGGTTACCCAGAACGATGGGGAAGGTCACGAACAAATCGTCGGCAAATTTCTTCACGTATTCCGGATCGCGCCAGTCCATGGCAATGCCGATCACCACCAAATCCTTGCGGGTCTCGTGCAGTTTCTGCAGATCCGGCATTTCCTCGAGACAAGGTGGACACCAGGTGGCCCAGAAGTTGACCAGCACCCATTTGCCCCGGTAATCGGCGAGGCGATGAGTTTTGCCCTGGGTATCGGTCAGGGTGAAGGCCGAACTCGCGAGGGGCGCAAGTCCCAGCAAAAGAACGGCAAGGAGACGTCGCAACATGGTCCTGCTCCCTTAAAATGTGACTTTTTGCCGGAACCCAGCCACCATGAATTACCGCATCGAAAAAGACTCTTTGGGCGAATTCAAAGTTCCCGCAGACGCCTGGTACGGCATCCAGACGGCGCGCGCCGTGGAGAATTTTCCCATTTCCGGGCGCAAGCCGGACGTGGATTTTATCAAGGCCCATGTGCTCATCAAGCTCGCGGCGGCGCGCGCCAACTGCCAGCCGGGGTGGCTGGATGCCCAACGCCGCGATGCCATCGTCGCCGCCTGCGAACGCATTCTTGCCGGTGAGTTTCTCGATCAGTTCGTGGTGGACCGCTTCCAGGCGGGAGCGGGCACCAGCCACAACATGAACACCAACGAGGTAATCGCCAACCTGGCCAACGTGGCGCTGGGCGGGAAGAAAGGCGAGTACAAGCCCATCCATCCCAACGACCACGTGAACATGGGCCAGAGCACCAACGACACCATTCCCACTGCGATTCGTCTGGCCTGTCTGGCGAAGTTGCCGCGTCTTAAAGCCGCGGTGGAAACCATGGCGGCGGAATTCGAGCGCATCGGGCGCGAGGAACGCGATACAGTGAAAAGCGCCCGCACCCATTTGCAGGATGCCGTCCCTACCACCATCGGGCGCGAATTCGCGGCCTACGGCTGGATACTGCGCCGGGTGATCACAGAACTGGAAGCCGTGCGGCCGCGCCTGTGCGAAATCGGCCTGGGAGGCTCAGCGGCGGGCACCGGGCTCAACACCGCGCCGGGCTATCCCCAGCGGGTCGCGGAGGAACTCGCGCGTCTGACGGGAGAACCCATCGTGGCAAGCGATCTCACCGCCCAGATGCAATCCATGTACGACCTGCAGCGCCTGTCGGGGGCCATCCGTAGCCTCGCGCTGGAACTTACGCGCATCAGCAACGACATTCGCCTCCTCGCCTCGGGACCGCGCACCGGGCTAGGCGAGATCACCCTACCGCCGGTGCAGCCGGGCTCCAGCATCATGCCGGGCAAGGTGAATCCGGTGATGTTCGAGATGCTCAATCAGGTCTGCTACCAGGTGCTGGGACAGGATGCGGCGGTGGCCTGGATGACCCAGGCGGGCCAGCTGGAACTCAATGTCATGATGCCGGCGTTGGGCTCCGCCCTGTTCGATGCCATGGACTGGCTCACCCATGCCGTCGCGGCGGCCACGGAAAGGAACCTGAAAGGGCTGAAGGTGAACCGGGCGCGTTGCTACGAATTCATCCATGCCAGCGTGGGGCTCGCGACGCTGCTCAACCCCCGCATCGGCTATATGAAGGCCGCGGAAATCGCCAAGGAATCGGAAAAGACCGGTAAGCCGGTGCGGGAGATCGTCGCCGCCCACGGCATCATGAGCGCGGAAGCATTCGACGCCCTGGTGCTTAAGGCGGCGCGCGACGGGCGGATCGATTGATGGGGGCATTGCGACTAAAGCCGCGCCCGCAGCCCCCTGCCACGGTTGTGAAGACTCGCGGCTAAAGCCGCTCCCACACCACCCCTGGCGCGCTAACGCGCCTTGGTGTGCCCGGGCGCATTGGCGCTCATGCCGGGTGCGGCACCGGCGGCATGGGTGAGTCCAACGGGGGTCATCGGGGCTTTGCTACCACCTTGTCCGCCCCCCATGGGTGCGCCCTCGGCCTTGGCCACGTGACTGTCCGGCTTAAGCTCGCGCGTGCCATAGACCACGCCGCCGCCACTTGCCGCCGTGGTAATGCCTTTTCCGTAAGCATGGCGGTGGCTGCTCGCCTGCTCGACCTTGGCAGCGCGGGGAACAGCCACGGCGGCCGTCCTGCCAGCGGCGAAGTTGTGATTGGCAGCCTTCATGCTGCTCACGACAGGACCCAGCTTGAAGCCATTGGCCTGGGCGATTTGCCCCCAGCCCATGCCGGCGGCGCGCTGGTTGAGGATACCCTCCAGGGTGACGGTCTGGGTGCTCACCGTGCCGTCCGGTGCAACCTTGGTCACCGTGAAGCTGCCACCGGTGAGTGCGGCCTTCAGCACTTCTGGCGTGGGATCCGTGATGCCGTACTGGGCGAGCTGGGTCTTGGCCAGACTCAGGCTGATGTAGGTATTGCCATAGCCCATGGGCCGGGTGGGGGGCGTGATGGTTGTGGTCGTGGTGGTGCCGGCGGCCGAGACGCCGCTGAGGGTAATGGGCGTGCCGCTACGCAGGCCTGAGATCAGGGCCTCGGCGTTTTCCTGGGAGCCGGCAAATTGGGCGAAATCCCGGGCGAAGCGACTCGTCACCTCAGTCGCCGGTTGGCTTGAGGTGAGCTTGTCCGTCGTCGCAGCCTCGCGTTTAAGGTCCGCATCTGTCCCCGCCCAGGCATGACCCATGCCCATGAACAGCAGACCGAGGGCAATGTTTCGCATCACGTGACGTGTGACCATGGATGGCTCCTTTCGCGTGTTGCAGCCGGCGTCAGAGGAAACGCTCGGTCTGCATGATGATTTCGGTGGCCGTCGCACTGTCCTTGAACAGCCCTTGGGACGCCGTGACCCGCATGCGGGTGGTGTTGGGGCTTAAGGCTTCCAGCTCGATGTCGATGTCGCGATCGGCCGCCTTGGCCTTGATCGCCTCGCCATTATCGATCTTGGATGTCTGAGCGACCTTGATCTGCATCCTATTGAGAGCCTTGAGGCTGGCCGTCTTCACCCTGGGCAGGGGCTCGGCGAAGGTGCGGTAGGTGATCCCGCTCAAGGTGTGGGATACCCCCGCCGAGGCGCCCACCCCCAAAGCCGTCAAGGCGGCGGCCTCGCAGCCGCCCAAAATCAAGGCAGCCGAGCCGATCAGGGCCAGGTTGCGTATGGGCTTCATGTCTTACTCCTCAAAATTTGCGCCAGCCTGTCAACCGGGCGAAAGGCGGCGCGTTACTGACCTTAGCACGGTCCCCGTGCGCCTTCGTTTAACGATTGTTTAAGAAAGGACTTTAGCATGAGCAAATTCTTCGCTTCCCTGATCGCCGCCTCCTTCGCCCTGGCCACCAGCGCCTTTGCCGCCGATGCTGCCGCGCCGGCCGAACCCGCCGCCGCGCCGGCCAAGACGGCCAGCGCCCCGGCCAAGAAGCAGGCCCACAAACGCGCCCACAAGCGTGCCCACAAGCCTGCCGCTTCCGGCGAAGGCAACGCGCCCGCGGCCAAGTAAGCAGGCTCGATTCGGCGTAGAATCACAGGCGATGACTTTGTCATCGCCTGTTTCGTTTCAACCGTATTCGATCTGGAGGAGAAACCGTCATGAAAAAAATCCTGCTCGCCCTGACCTTGGCGCTCACCACCCTCTCCGTTGCCCATGCCAGGGAAGAAAAAGCCCCCACCCCGCAACAGGAGCGCATGCGTCACTGTAACGAGGAGGCGGGCAAGCAAGGCCTGAAAGGAGACGAGCGCAAGTCCTTCATGAGCCAGTGTCTGAAGGGTGGTAGCCAGCCCGCCGCGGCGCGCACCGAACAGCAGCAGCGCATGGCCGACTGCAACCGTGAAGCAAAGGAAAAAGGCCTCAAAGGTGAGGAGCGCAAGAAATTCATGAGCCAGTGCCTGAAGAAGAAATAAGTTCCGTCTCGGTTGCCCCGCTACGCCAGTAGCGGGGATGCACCTTTCTTTCCTCGGCCACGTCGATGCCGCTCGGTCCGAGCCGGAAGATCACCGCTCCACTCTCGTCACTGCGCAGTAGCCGGCTGCCAAACAACCGGTAGCGTTCCACCACCTCCGCCTTGGGATGACCGAAGCGGTTGCGGTAGCCCACGGTAAACACCGCCCAGTCTGGTGCCACGCTGGCGATGAATTCGACGCTGGAGGAGGTGCGACTGCCGTGATGGGGCACCACCAGGACATCGCTTGCCAGCGTGCGACCCAGCCGGCTCACCAGTTCCCGCTCCGCGCGGGCCTCGATATCCGCAGCGATGATCAGACGTCTGCCGGCAGCCTCCACCTGCAGCACACAGCCGCGGTCATTGGCCTTGCGGTATGTGGCGAGCGCCTGCGCCGAGGGGTGGAGAAGACGGAAGTCCACACCATCCCAGCGCCACTGCGTGCCCGCCCGGCAAGGCTGGGCATCCGTCCGCCGCAGTCGCAGAGGGTCTTCGGCAGGCAAAGAAGCCATGAACCAGCCAACGGGCACGCCGTCGAGCACTGCACCGGCGCTGCCCGCGTGATCGTTGTCAGCGTGAGACACCACCAGCCCATCCAGTCGCCTCACACCCATGGCGCGCAGGTAAGGCAGGACGATGCGGCTGCCACTATCCACATCGCTGTCGAAGCGCGGGCCGGCGTCGAACAGCAGTGCATGTTCGCGCGTGCGCAGCACCACCGCTAGACCCTGCCCCACGTCCAGCACCGTGGCCTCCACCACACCCGTCGGAAGGGGCGGTGGCGCGAGCAGAAACAGGGGCAGAAAAGCACACGCGCCCGCCCAGCGTCCGGGAAAGCCCCGCGGCGCGAGCAGCCAGGCCGCGCCGAGGCTCGCCACTAGCGCCGTCCATAACGGGGGCGCGTGCTGTTGCCAGACCGCAGCGGGCAGCGCCGCGAGCCAGGCGAGCGGTAGCATGCCCAGTGCGAATAACGCATGGGCGAGGTGCAAGGGCGCCGCGAGTCCGAGAAAGGCGCCGATGAGGACCAGGGGCACCACTAGGAAACTCACCAGAGGAATGGCCCAGGCATTGGCCAGGGGCGAGACCAGCGAGGTTTGCTGGAACAGCACCATAAGCGGCGGAATGAGGCCCACCGTCACCGCCCACTGCACCTGCGCCGC includes:
- a CDS encoding efflux RND transporter periplasmic adaptor subunit, with translation MIKHSFWLLGLFAVPVWAADLAASLHWAQRVELGTAVSGIVQTVAVKPGDRVKKGQVLVSLDATAFSAQVAEGQASVAQAQEEEKDAKRNLDRVQELYNRTVIAATELEAAQLRHARAQAQLTAARARLAALNKQLRDTTVRAPFDGVVLKRQVEPGQAVASQLKPEPLIVLARTGEMVARGLVALPEVRTLKPGQAVEVEVEGRRYPGRVRLVGLEPVGPKGEYAIDVVFPVEDILRAGTPAVIRLP
- a CDS encoding lytic transglycosylase domain-containing protein, which codes for MKGWRVLLLLAAFAVPGVSLAGAQVYEELSASVRAALSKSVADTAAPRIVTRDPREAEAWLAAMSKRLERFMPDAAERRDFLVTVHYEATRAGLDPQLVLGLIQVESGFRKYAVSSASARGYMQVMPFWVKLIGTPEHNLFHLRTNLRYGCTILRHYLDMENGNLFRALGRYNGSLGQPDYPNMVVGAWKTRWAWNYEENRRTAGQTLPRQPG
- a CDS encoding efflux RND transporter periplasmic adaptor subunit — its product is MVVFFLFALPVAAAAAEPPLAVSLTPAQMQSLGVVTQALPAAQAATVRLLPGRVTIPPSQIRVVAAPVAGLVEQVRVAAQQTVSAGTPLAVLASPMLLEAQREYLQAASQLGLAETTLRREEALHREGIIAEGRLLAAQAAHAQAQAAYAERRQVLRLYGMSEAAIAALTAARGLSGTLNLVAPAAGVVLEQLVQPGQRVEANTPLFRIARLAPLWIELQAGLADGLAIRPGARVSVDGARGRVVAVGASMDAASQSLPVRAELTTGLGALRPGQFVEARVESAAAGRAWRLPAAAVARHQGRAHVFVKTRGGFAMMPVTLLEEEAGQVVVSGNLPDQAQVAVKGVAALKAMVTGVGQD
- a CDS encoding proline--tRNA ligase, which encodes MRVSHFFLSTLKEAPAEAELVSHKLMLRAGLIRRLGSGLYTWMPLGLRVLRKVEAIVREEMNKAGAIELLMPAVQPAELWQETGRWELFGPQMLKIKDRHQRDYCFGPTHEEVITDIARREIRSYRQLPVNFYQIQTKFRDEIRPRFGVMRAREFIMKDAYSFHADLASLEATYRVMYETYTRIFERLGLKFRAVAADTGAIGGTGSHEFHVLADSGEDAIAFCPTSDYAANVELAEAMPPATPRPAPSRPMQKVATPGAHSIAEVCALLDVPPQQVVKTLIVEGSHGLVALLLRGDHELNEVKVGKLPEVGQLKGFASDTRIREAVGCGTGSLGPVGLTLPMIADRSVAVMADFVCGANEDGFHLTGVNFGRDLPEPRVADIRNVVAGDPSPDGKGSLMICRGIEVGHIFQLRTKYSEAMHATFLDEEGKARTMEMGCYGIGVSRIVGAAIEQNHDERGIIFPRAMAPFDLAIVPIGLSKSHAVRETVEKLYSELTLAGLEVLLDDRDERPGVMFADMELIGIPHRIVVGERNLKEGRIEYQGRRDVTATPLSLTEAVAFLKTKVLSEV
- a CDS encoding polyamine aminopropyltransferase; amino-acid sequence: MGFLAKWRIHRQARAGTRVEVSEKDGVRTLHLGNDTVQSAMRLNQPFQLELAYTRAMLACLLFHRAPRRFLMIGLGGGSLPKWVWKHLPEADTTVVEIDPEVVTVARQFFHVPPDDGRLRVVVADGAEYVRAHRGPWDILMVDGYDEHCQVEALTTAEFYRDCRNVLAEDGMLVINLWSCDGNFNTLVERLFHVFDDLVLLLPAGSHSNVVALCFNRSPNHPRWDDLRQRALELGARHDMDFRVWVDGLRRLNLHNLRRLLI